A portion of the Chaetodon trifascialis isolate fChaTrf1 chromosome 7, fChaTrf1.hap1, whole genome shotgun sequence genome contains these proteins:
- the u2af2a gene encoding U2 small nuclear RNA auxiliary factor 2a isoform X1, protein MSDFDEFERQLSENKQAERDKENRHHRRSSSRSRSRERKRRSRDRDRRSRDRRGDSKERRHRRSSPSSYPQDNAGSRSPHREKKKKVKKYWDVPPPGFEHITPMQYKAMQAAGQIPATALLPTMTPDGLAVTPTPVPVVGSQMTRQARRLYVGNIPFGITEESMMDFFNAQMRLGGLTQAPGNPVLAVQINQDKNFAFLEFRSVDETTQAMAFDGIIFQGQSLKIRRPHDYQPLPGMSENPSVYVPGTQTINGVVSTVVPDSAHKLFIGGLPNYLNDDQVKELLTSFGPLKAFNLVKDSATGLSKGYAFCEYVDVNLNDQAIAGLNGMQLGDKKLLVQRASVGSKNATLTSINQTPVTLQVPGLNSSVTQMGGLPTEVLCLMNMVAPEELLDDEEYEEIVEDVRDECSKYGQVKSIEIPRPVDGLEVPGTGKIFVEFMSVFDSQKAMQGLTGRKFANRVVVTKYCDPDAYHRRDFW, encoded by the exons CTGAAAGGGACAAAGAGAACCGCCACCACCGCCGGTCCTCCTCCCGCAGCCgtagcagagagaggaaaaggaggagcagagacagggaTAGACGCAGCAGGGATCGCCGTGGGGACAGTAAGGAGCGCAGACACAGACGCAG CTCACCATCCAGCTACCCCCAGGACAATGCTGGAAG CCGTTCTCCACACcgtgagaagaagaagaaggtgaagaagTACTGGGATGTCCCTCCACCTGGTTTTGAACACATCACTCCCATGCAGTACAAAGCCATGCAAG CTGCGGGCCAGATCCCAGCCACAGCCCTCCTGCCGACCATGACTCCAGATGGCCTGGCTGTTACTCCCACCCCTGTACCTGTAGTGGGCAGCCAGATGACCCGGCAGGCCCGTCGGCTCTATGTGGGCAACATCCCATTTGGTATCACAGAG GAATCCATGATGGACTTCTTCAATGCCCAGATGCGTTTGGGTGGTCTTACTCAGGCCCCTGGAAACCCTGTCCTTGCAGTACAGATCAACCAGGATAAGAATTTTGCCTTCCTTGAG TTCCGTTCAGTGGACGAAACAACACAGGCTATGGCCTTTGATGGCATCATCTTTCAAGGCCAGAGTCTCAAGATTCGTCGTCCCCATGATTACCAGCCTCTGCCTGGCATGAGCGAAAACCCCAGTGTCTATGTGCCTGGTACACAGACAATTAATG GTGTGGTGTCTACAGTGGTGCCCGACTCTGCTCACAAGCTTTTCATTGGCGGCTTGCCTAACTACCTGAATGATGACCAG gtgaaggagctgctgaCGTCATTTGGTCCCCTGAAGGCCTTCAACCTGGTGAAGGACAGTGCCACAGGCTTATCTAAAGGATACGCCTTTTGTGAATATGTTGATGTCAACCTTAATGACCAG GCTATCGCTGGGCTGAACGGCATGCAGCTGGGAGACAAGAAGCTCCTGGTGCAGAGAGCCAGTGTGGGATCCAAGAACGCCACTCTG ACTAGTATAAACCAGACCCCAGTGACACTGCAGGTGCCAGGTCTGAACAGCTCAGTGACTCAGATGGGTGGCCTGCCCACTGAGGTGCTGTGCCTGATGAACATGGTGGCcccagaggagctgctggatgaTGAAGAATATGAGGAGATCGTGGAGGACGTCAGGGACGAGTGCAGCAAGTACGGTCAAGTTAAGAGCATTGAGATACCTCGACCCGTGGACGGCCTGGAGGTGCCTGGGACCGGCAAG ATCTTTGTGGAGTTCATGTCAGTTTTTGACTCCCAGAAGGCCATGCAGGGGCTGACAGGAAGGAAGTTCGCCAACAGGGTGGTGGTGACCAAATACTGCGATCCGGACGCTTATCACCGCCGAGACTTCTGGTAG
- the u2af2a gene encoding U2 small nuclear RNA auxiliary factor 2a isoform X2, giving the protein MSDFDEFERQLSENKQAERDKENRHHRRSSSRSRSRERKRRSRDRDRRSRDRRGDSKERRHRRSSPSSYPQDNAGSRSPHREKKKKVKKYWDVPPPGFEHITPMQYKAMQAAGQIPATALLPTMTPDGLAVTPTPVPVVGSQMTRQARRLYVGNIPFGITEESMMDFFNAQMRLGGLTQAPGNPVLAVQINQDKNFAFLEFRSVDETTQAMAFDGIIFQGQSLKIRRPHDYQPLPGMSENPSVYVPGVVSTVVPDSAHKLFIGGLPNYLNDDQVKELLTSFGPLKAFNLVKDSATGLSKGYAFCEYVDVNLNDQAIAGLNGMQLGDKKLLVQRASVGSKNATLTSINQTPVTLQVPGLNSSVTQMGGLPTEVLCLMNMVAPEELLDDEEYEEIVEDVRDECSKYGQVKSIEIPRPVDGLEVPGTGKIFVEFMSVFDSQKAMQGLTGRKFANRVVVTKYCDPDAYHRRDFW; this is encoded by the exons CTGAAAGGGACAAAGAGAACCGCCACCACCGCCGGTCCTCCTCCCGCAGCCgtagcagagagaggaaaaggaggagcagagacagggaTAGACGCAGCAGGGATCGCCGTGGGGACAGTAAGGAGCGCAGACACAGACGCAG CTCACCATCCAGCTACCCCCAGGACAATGCTGGAAG CCGTTCTCCACACcgtgagaagaagaagaaggtgaagaagTACTGGGATGTCCCTCCACCTGGTTTTGAACACATCACTCCCATGCAGTACAAAGCCATGCAAG CTGCGGGCCAGATCCCAGCCACAGCCCTCCTGCCGACCATGACTCCAGATGGCCTGGCTGTTACTCCCACCCCTGTACCTGTAGTGGGCAGCCAGATGACCCGGCAGGCCCGTCGGCTCTATGTGGGCAACATCCCATTTGGTATCACAGAG GAATCCATGATGGACTTCTTCAATGCCCAGATGCGTTTGGGTGGTCTTACTCAGGCCCCTGGAAACCCTGTCCTTGCAGTACAGATCAACCAGGATAAGAATTTTGCCTTCCTTGAG TTCCGTTCAGTGGACGAAACAACACAGGCTATGGCCTTTGATGGCATCATCTTTCAAGGCCAGAGTCTCAAGATTCGTCGTCCCCATGATTACCAGCCTCTGCCTGGCATGAGCGAAAACCCCAGTGTCTATGTGCCTG GTGTGGTGTCTACAGTGGTGCCCGACTCTGCTCACAAGCTTTTCATTGGCGGCTTGCCTAACTACCTGAATGATGACCAG gtgaaggagctgctgaCGTCATTTGGTCCCCTGAAGGCCTTCAACCTGGTGAAGGACAGTGCCACAGGCTTATCTAAAGGATACGCCTTTTGTGAATATGTTGATGTCAACCTTAATGACCAG GCTATCGCTGGGCTGAACGGCATGCAGCTGGGAGACAAGAAGCTCCTGGTGCAGAGAGCCAGTGTGGGATCCAAGAACGCCACTCTG ACTAGTATAAACCAGACCCCAGTGACACTGCAGGTGCCAGGTCTGAACAGCTCAGTGACTCAGATGGGTGGCCTGCCCACTGAGGTGCTGTGCCTGATGAACATGGTGGCcccagaggagctgctggatgaTGAAGAATATGAGGAGATCGTGGAGGACGTCAGGGACGAGTGCAGCAAGTACGGTCAAGTTAAGAGCATTGAGATACCTCGACCCGTGGACGGCCTGGAGGTGCCTGGGACCGGCAAG ATCTTTGTGGAGTTCATGTCAGTTTTTGACTCCCAGAAGGCCATGCAGGGGCTGACAGGAAGGAAGTTCGCCAACAGGGTGGTGGTGACCAAATACTGCGATCCGGACGCTTATCACCGCCGAGACTTCTGGTAG
- the u2af2a gene encoding U2 small nuclear RNA auxiliary factor 2a isoform X3, whose product MSDFDEFERQLSENKQAERDKENRHHRRSSSRSRSRERKRRSRDRDRRSRDRRGDSKERRHRRSRSPHREKKKKVKKYWDVPPPGFEHITPMQYKAMQAAGQIPATALLPTMTPDGLAVTPTPVPVVGSQMTRQARRLYVGNIPFGITEESMMDFFNAQMRLGGLTQAPGNPVLAVQINQDKNFAFLEFRSVDETTQAMAFDGIIFQGQSLKIRRPHDYQPLPGMSENPSVYVPGTQTINGVVSTVVPDSAHKLFIGGLPNYLNDDQVKELLTSFGPLKAFNLVKDSATGLSKGYAFCEYVDVNLNDQAIAGLNGMQLGDKKLLVQRASVGSKNATLTSINQTPVTLQVPGLNSSVTQMGGLPTEVLCLMNMVAPEELLDDEEYEEIVEDVRDECSKYGQVKSIEIPRPVDGLEVPGTGKIFVEFMSVFDSQKAMQGLTGRKFANRVVVTKYCDPDAYHRRDFW is encoded by the exons CTGAAAGGGACAAAGAGAACCGCCACCACCGCCGGTCCTCCTCCCGCAGCCgtagcagagagaggaaaaggaggagcagagacagggaTAGACGCAGCAGGGATCGCCGTGGGGACAGTAAGGAGCGCAGACACAGACGCAG CCGTTCTCCACACcgtgagaagaagaagaaggtgaagaagTACTGGGATGTCCCTCCACCTGGTTTTGAACACATCACTCCCATGCAGTACAAAGCCATGCAAG CTGCGGGCCAGATCCCAGCCACAGCCCTCCTGCCGACCATGACTCCAGATGGCCTGGCTGTTACTCCCACCCCTGTACCTGTAGTGGGCAGCCAGATGACCCGGCAGGCCCGTCGGCTCTATGTGGGCAACATCCCATTTGGTATCACAGAG GAATCCATGATGGACTTCTTCAATGCCCAGATGCGTTTGGGTGGTCTTACTCAGGCCCCTGGAAACCCTGTCCTTGCAGTACAGATCAACCAGGATAAGAATTTTGCCTTCCTTGAG TTCCGTTCAGTGGACGAAACAACACAGGCTATGGCCTTTGATGGCATCATCTTTCAAGGCCAGAGTCTCAAGATTCGTCGTCCCCATGATTACCAGCCTCTGCCTGGCATGAGCGAAAACCCCAGTGTCTATGTGCCTGGTACACAGACAATTAATG GTGTGGTGTCTACAGTGGTGCCCGACTCTGCTCACAAGCTTTTCATTGGCGGCTTGCCTAACTACCTGAATGATGACCAG gtgaaggagctgctgaCGTCATTTGGTCCCCTGAAGGCCTTCAACCTGGTGAAGGACAGTGCCACAGGCTTATCTAAAGGATACGCCTTTTGTGAATATGTTGATGTCAACCTTAATGACCAG GCTATCGCTGGGCTGAACGGCATGCAGCTGGGAGACAAGAAGCTCCTGGTGCAGAGAGCCAGTGTGGGATCCAAGAACGCCACTCTG ACTAGTATAAACCAGACCCCAGTGACACTGCAGGTGCCAGGTCTGAACAGCTCAGTGACTCAGATGGGTGGCCTGCCCACTGAGGTGCTGTGCCTGATGAACATGGTGGCcccagaggagctgctggatgaTGAAGAATATGAGGAGATCGTGGAGGACGTCAGGGACGAGTGCAGCAAGTACGGTCAAGTTAAGAGCATTGAGATACCTCGACCCGTGGACGGCCTGGAGGTGCCTGGGACCGGCAAG ATCTTTGTGGAGTTCATGTCAGTTTTTGACTCCCAGAAGGCCATGCAGGGGCTGACAGGAAGGAAGTTCGCCAACAGGGTGGTGGTGACCAAATACTGCGATCCGGACGCTTATCACCGCCGAGACTTCTGGTAG
- the cacng6b gene encoding voltage-dependent calcium channel gamma-6 subunit, translating to MWSNFFVQQDEEGRIGVAGAGQAGGLGGMKGGRGQRRTHKMSDSQEGKIKLAFFVCIIGVTLTVLGMGTEFWVELAQPKNFIGNQTCQMAHYGLWKGCIRTLWVADIDPERTSCGPAELPGESNCTYFKFFTSGENAVIFKKTTNKNLNLAAAILALLSLTMMVMGSICIAMSLSKGVPFFLKPASFSFILSGILVLLSVLIFHQSVQAMLSTDHSIPLHHELSWSVACVGSAGAILILGGSLFIILSLPFSPWQKCLPHKNSAT from the exons ATGTGGTCCAACTTCTTTGTACAGCAGGATGAGGAGGGCCGCATCGGGGTGGCGGGTGCTGGACAAGCTGGGGGTTTGGGTGGAATGAAAGGTGGAAGGGGTCAGAGGAGGACCCACAAGATGAGTGACAGTCAGGAAGGGAAGATCAAGCTGGCCTTCTTCGTGTGTATCATTGGCGTGACCCTGACGGTGCTGGGCATGGGGACAGAGTTTTGGGTGGAGCTGGCCCAACCAAAGAATTTCATCGGCAACCAGACCTGCCAGATGGCCCATTATGGCCTGTGGAAGGGCTGCATCCGCACCCTATGGGTGGCTGACATAGACCCAGAGAGGACAAGCTGTGGCCCCGCTGAACTACCTGGAG AATCCAACTGCACCTACTTCAAATTCTTCACCTCTGGGGAGAACGCAGTCATATTCAAGAAGACAACCAACAAGA ATCTGAATCTAGCAGCAGCCATCTTGGCCCTTTTGAGTCTGACCATGATGGTGATGGGCTCCATCTGTATCGCCATGTCCCTCAGTAAAGGAGTACCCTTCTTTCTCAAGCCCGCCTCCTTCTCTTTCATCCTATCAG GTATACTGgtcctgctctctgtgctgATATTCCACCAGTCCGTGCAGGCCATGCTGTCCACTGACCACTCCATACCTTTACACCACGAGCTGTCCTGGTCCGTGGCCTGCGTGGGCTCGGCGGGAGCCATTCTTATTCTCGGAGGttccctcttcatcatcctctcccTTCCTTTCAGCCCCTGGCAGAAATGCCTGCCACACAAGAATAGCGCCACCTAG
- the u2af2a gene encoding U2 small nuclear RNA auxiliary factor 2a isoform X4, with product MSDFDEFERQLSENKQAERDKENRHHRRSSSRSRSRERKRRSRDRDRRSRDRRGDSKERRHRRSRSPHREKKKKVKKYWDVPPPGFEHITPMQYKAMQAAGQIPATALLPTMTPDGLAVTPTPVPVVGSQMTRQARRLYVGNIPFGITEESMMDFFNAQMRLGGLTQAPGNPVLAVQINQDKNFAFLEFRSVDETTQAMAFDGIIFQGQSLKIRRPHDYQPLPGMSENPSVYVPGVVSTVVPDSAHKLFIGGLPNYLNDDQVKELLTSFGPLKAFNLVKDSATGLSKGYAFCEYVDVNLNDQAIAGLNGMQLGDKKLLVQRASVGSKNATLTSINQTPVTLQVPGLNSSVTQMGGLPTEVLCLMNMVAPEELLDDEEYEEIVEDVRDECSKYGQVKSIEIPRPVDGLEVPGTGKIFVEFMSVFDSQKAMQGLTGRKFANRVVVTKYCDPDAYHRRDFW from the exons CTGAAAGGGACAAAGAGAACCGCCACCACCGCCGGTCCTCCTCCCGCAGCCgtagcagagagaggaaaaggaggagcagagacagggaTAGACGCAGCAGGGATCGCCGTGGGGACAGTAAGGAGCGCAGACACAGACGCAG CCGTTCTCCACACcgtgagaagaagaagaaggtgaagaagTACTGGGATGTCCCTCCACCTGGTTTTGAACACATCACTCCCATGCAGTACAAAGCCATGCAAG CTGCGGGCCAGATCCCAGCCACAGCCCTCCTGCCGACCATGACTCCAGATGGCCTGGCTGTTACTCCCACCCCTGTACCTGTAGTGGGCAGCCAGATGACCCGGCAGGCCCGTCGGCTCTATGTGGGCAACATCCCATTTGGTATCACAGAG GAATCCATGATGGACTTCTTCAATGCCCAGATGCGTTTGGGTGGTCTTACTCAGGCCCCTGGAAACCCTGTCCTTGCAGTACAGATCAACCAGGATAAGAATTTTGCCTTCCTTGAG TTCCGTTCAGTGGACGAAACAACACAGGCTATGGCCTTTGATGGCATCATCTTTCAAGGCCAGAGTCTCAAGATTCGTCGTCCCCATGATTACCAGCCTCTGCCTGGCATGAGCGAAAACCCCAGTGTCTATGTGCCTG GTGTGGTGTCTACAGTGGTGCCCGACTCTGCTCACAAGCTTTTCATTGGCGGCTTGCCTAACTACCTGAATGATGACCAG gtgaaggagctgctgaCGTCATTTGGTCCCCTGAAGGCCTTCAACCTGGTGAAGGACAGTGCCACAGGCTTATCTAAAGGATACGCCTTTTGTGAATATGTTGATGTCAACCTTAATGACCAG GCTATCGCTGGGCTGAACGGCATGCAGCTGGGAGACAAGAAGCTCCTGGTGCAGAGAGCCAGTGTGGGATCCAAGAACGCCACTCTG ACTAGTATAAACCAGACCCCAGTGACACTGCAGGTGCCAGGTCTGAACAGCTCAGTGACTCAGATGGGTGGCCTGCCCACTGAGGTGCTGTGCCTGATGAACATGGTGGCcccagaggagctgctggatgaTGAAGAATATGAGGAGATCGTGGAGGACGTCAGGGACGAGTGCAGCAAGTACGGTCAAGTTAAGAGCATTGAGATACCTCGACCCGTGGACGGCCTGGAGGTGCCTGGGACCGGCAAG ATCTTTGTGGAGTTCATGTCAGTTTTTGACTCCCAGAAGGCCATGCAGGGGCTGACAGGAAGGAAGTTCGCCAACAGGGTGGTGGTGACCAAATACTGCGATCCGGACGCTTATCACCGCCGAGACTTCTGGTAG